Proteins encoded in a region of the Novipirellula caenicola genome:
- a CDS encoding potassium channel family protein, with the protein MTKPPAPPAVSHLSASPPLRRILTGGVLFLLICLVAVAGYMAAGWHLDDALYMVVITIFGVGYGEVHPIESPPLRALTIMVIVAGYGAVIYTVGGFMQMLIDGELNRAMGARRMTKGIERLSNHTIICGMGRLGTILARELHAAGKPFVAIDTDLDRLRAAEDRGYLVLHGDASEEDILDQAGIKRATNVAAVLSLDATNVFVTITAREMNPAVRIIARGENPRTEKKLLGCGANQVVLPTAIGAQKVAQLITQPTAESILEQIQDQGTMLEDLRRIGLQFNELEVISDSELSNHPLSELEIRGNHSFLIVGVRHADGTMQLNPSPTLLLKPGDIVIVLGHEDDLPEIARRFLRKQPKMTYRGVSVEN; encoded by the coding sequence GTGACAAAACCGCCCGCTCCGCCTGCGGTGTCGCATTTGTCGGCCTCGCCACCGCTGCGCCGCATCTTAACCGGCGGCGTGTTGTTTCTATTAATCTGCCTGGTGGCCGTCGCCGGTTACATGGCGGCCGGCTGGCATCTGGACGATGCACTTTACATGGTCGTGATCACGATCTTCGGCGTCGGTTACGGCGAAGTCCATCCGATCGAATCGCCGCCGCTGCGTGCACTGACGATCATGGTGATCGTCGCCGGCTATGGTGCGGTAATCTACACCGTCGGCGGATTCATGCAGATGTTGATCGATGGCGAACTGAACCGAGCAATGGGAGCAAGACGAATGACCAAGGGAATCGAGCGACTCAGCAACCACACCATCATTTGTGGGATGGGACGCTTAGGCACGATCCTGGCACGAGAACTACACGCCGCAGGCAAACCGTTTGTCGCGATCGACACCGATCTGGACCGACTGCGTGCTGCCGAAGATCGCGGCTACCTGGTCCTGCATGGCGATGCGTCCGAAGAAGACATCTTGGATCAAGCCGGAATCAAGCGAGCCACCAACGTCGCTGCGGTCTTATCGCTTGATGCCACCAATGTGTTTGTCACGATCACCGCACGCGAGATGAATCCGGCCGTCCGCATTATCGCTCGCGGTGAAAACCCACGCACCGAAAAGAAACTGCTTGGATGCGGCGCAAACCAAGTCGTCTTGCCTACCGCGATCGGTGCCCAAAAGGTCGCTCAGCTGATCACCCAACCGACGGCCGAAAGCATTTTGGAGCAGATTCAAGATCAAGGCACGATGCTAGAGGATCTTCGGCGAATTGGACTGCAGTTCAACGAGCTCGAAGTCATCTCCGATTCCGAGCTTTCCAATCATCCACTCAGCGAGCTGGAAATCCGCGGCAATCACAGCTTTCTGATCGTCGGCGTTCGCCATGCCGATGGGACGATGCAACTCAACCCATCGCCCACGCTGCTGTTAAAACCGGGCGACATCGTGATTGTGCTGGGGCACGAAGACGACCTCCCCGAGATCGCTCGCCGCTTCTTACGCAAGCAACCCAAAATGACCTACCGTGGCGTCTCGGTGGAAAACTGA
- a CDS encoding TonB-dependent receptor produces MDTHQKALDVNLDPRRYGTFAEIGAGQEVVRWFFRVGGGAGTIAKSMSAYDMKVSDAIYGRASRYVCRERLQAMLDYEHRLNLDRLRDVRGDTTAFFAFADTVSARNFQGTNECHGWMGIKFQAHPRDDDSQIIIHVRMLDEEAALQQEALGIVGVNLVHGAFALHHEPELLVDSLLDGLSTSRIEIDMIEFSGIAFRHVDNRLMSLKLVELGLSGAAMFASSGEVLQPSEFFYRKPILVERGSFRPVCNVNLDMLRGAHEKFSQLPSVAGKEVAQVMEITMNNLKAEGEIDLRDFLARADVMAACGMPVLISDYFRYFRLAAYLSRYTRESIAITMGAGSLLELFDEQYYTSLEGGILESFGRLFKNDLKIYCYPLLDPATGELVTCDNLEVKPELSKLYHYLLDRGEINAVENYDPECLKIFSREVLRMIKNGDPEWETMVPEPVAEVIKSKNYFDYQPA; encoded by the coding sequence ATGGACACACATCAAAAGGCGCTTGATGTGAATCTGGATCCTCGCCGCTACGGCACGTTTGCCGAGATCGGGGCGGGCCAAGAAGTGGTACGCTGGTTCTTTCGCGTCGGCGGCGGCGCCGGCACGATCGCCAAAAGCATGTCCGCCTACGACATGAAGGTAAGCGACGCGATCTATGGCCGCGCGTCACGTTACGTTTGCCGCGAACGACTGCAAGCGATGCTCGATTACGAACACCGCTTGAATCTCGATCGCCTGCGTGACGTTCGAGGCGACACGACCGCCTTCTTTGCCTTTGCCGACACGGTCTCGGCGAGGAATTTTCAGGGCACGAACGAGTGTCACGGTTGGATGGGAATTAAATTCCAAGCTCATCCACGCGACGACGATAGCCAAATCATCATCCACGTGCGGATGCTTGACGAAGAGGCGGCGCTACAGCAAGAAGCACTCGGGATCGTCGGCGTGAACCTTGTGCACGGTGCCTTCGCGCTGCACCATGAACCCGAACTGCTTGTCGATTCGCTGCTTGATGGACTTTCGACTTCGCGGATCGAAATCGACATGATCGAATTCTCGGGGATCGCGTTCCGCCATGTCGACAACCGATTGATGAGTCTAAAACTTGTCGAACTTGGTTTGAGCGGCGCTGCGATGTTTGCCAGCAGCGGCGAAGTGCTACAGCCATCGGAATTCTTTTATCGCAAGCCCATCCTGGTGGAACGCGGCAGCTTTCGCCCGGTGTGCAACGTCAATCTCGACATGCTTCGCGGGGCGCACGAAAAGTTCTCTCAACTGCCGAGCGTCGCCGGCAAAGAAGTGGCTCAGGTGATGGAGATCACCATGAATAACTTGAAAGCCGAAGGCGAAATTGATTTGCGAGACTTTCTCGCTCGCGCCGATGTCATGGCGGCCTGTGGCATGCCGGTCCTGATTTCAGATTACTTTCGCTACTTTCGTCTCGCTGCCTATCTATCGCGGTACACCCGAGAAAGTATCGCGATCACGATGGGCGCCGGCAGCTTGTTGGAACTCTTTGACGAACAGTACTACACCAGTTTGGAAGGCGGGATCCTTGAATCGTTCGGACGTTTGTTCAAGAACGATTTGAAGATTTACTGCTACCCGCTGTTGGATCCGGCGACCGGCGAACTGGTCACGTGTGACAATCTCGAAGTCAAACCCGAACTCAGCAAGTTGTACCACTACCTGCTTGACCGCGGCGAGATCAACGCAGTCGAAAACTACGACCCCGAATGCCTAAAGATCTTCTCACGCGAGGTGCTGCGGATGATCAAAAATGGTGATCCGGAATGGGAAACGATGGTCCCCGAACCGGTGGCCGAGGTGATCAAAAGCAAAAATTACTTCGATTACCAACCCGCGTGA
- the pyk gene encoding pyruvate kinase gives MPMLSEMPDTLISDTVRRYRHTHYRHTKIVATLGPATQSEEGLTRLINQGVDVFRLNMAHGTGEWAIEVTKRIRQTSDKVGRHVAVMMDVKGPEIRTGVVEQPIELVVGNRIRLQASSNPAPDDLDCPCVSVNYPDLARDVKVGATILIDSGLIRMRIMDKDDDGILCEVETPGMLTSRRHINLPGVHVNLPAVTEKDKHDLQAGAEAGIDFVALSFVRTAADIRTLQAYLKEIGSNARIVAKIEDQAGVQNMEEIIRESDGLMIARGDLGIEIDYHKLPLVQSQLIAACQSEGKPVIIATHLLESMIQSPMPTRAEVSDVSNAVREQADAVMLSGETTTGAYPFESVEVMKNIIRSIEPTVSRSLNSLITLREPKAKMLRSAALLAQELGQAGIVVFTRSGFLAYVLASLRPRGVPIYAFTDAEDTFNQMLLLWGVEPFLMEFSDDPDVTIANATERLRQSDWVTPGSWLVVITNVLAHGKVVDSLQLRQVEATPPAGST, from the coding sequence ATGCCCATGTTATCTGAAATGCCCGATACGTTGATTTCTGACACGGTGCGTCGGTACCGGCACACTCACTATCGTCACACGAAGATTGTCGCGACGCTTGGCCCTGCGACGCAGTCCGAAGAGGGCTTAACGCGTCTGATCAACCAAGGTGTCGATGTCTTTCGTCTGAACATGGCCCACGGCACCGGCGAGTGGGCGATCGAAGTCACCAAACGAATTCGCCAGACCTCGGACAAGGTCGGTCGTCACGTTGCGGTGATGATGGACGTCAAAGGCCCTGAGATCCGTACCGGCGTGGTGGAACAGCCGATCGAACTGGTTGTCGGAAACCGAATCCGACTGCAAGCCTCGTCGAATCCCGCTCCAGACGACCTGGATTGCCCTTGCGTCTCGGTCAACTATCCCGACCTTGCTCGCGACGTCAAAGTGGGTGCGACGATTTTGATCGACAGCGGACTGATCCGCATGCGAATCATGGACAAGGATGACGACGGCATTCTTTGTGAAGTCGAGACGCCGGGCATGCTCACGTCACGGCGGCACATCAATCTGCCGGGCGTTCATGTCAACTTGCCAGCCGTGACCGAGAAAGACAAACATGACCTGCAGGCCGGTGCCGAAGCCGGGATCGACTTCGTTGCACTCTCGTTTGTTCGCACCGCTGCGGACATTCGCACCTTGCAAGCTTACCTAAAAGAGATCGGATCCAACGCCCGGATCGTGGCCAAGATCGAAGACCAGGCGGGTGTGCAAAACATGGAAGAGATCATCCGCGAGTCGGATGGATTGATGATCGCGCGTGGCGACTTGGGGATCGAGATCGATTACCACAAGCTGCCGTTGGTCCAATCGCAGTTGATCGCTGCTTGTCAAAGCGAAGGCAAACCGGTGATCATCGCAACGCACCTGCTCGAATCGATGATCCAATCTCCGATGCCAACGCGAGCGGAAGTATCGGACGTCAGCAACGCGGTTCGTGAACAAGCCGACGCGGTGATGTTATCAGGCGAAACGACCACCGGAGCCTACCCGTTTGAATCGGTCGAGGTGATGAAGAACATCATCCGCAGCATCGAACCGACGGTCAGCCGTTCGCTCAATTCGCTGATCACGCTACGAGAACCCAAAGCCAAGATGCTTCGCTCGGCCGCCCTATTGGCACAAGAGCTTGGCCAAGCCGGCATCGTTGTCTTTACCCGCAGCGGTTTCTTGGCTTATGTGCTCGCATCGCTTCGGCCGCGTGGCGTTCCCATTTATGCCTTTACCGACGCCGAAGACACGTTCAATCAAATGTTGTTGCTGTGGGGCGTCGAGCCTTTCCTGATGGAATTTTCCGACGACCCGGACGTCACGATTGCCAATGCGACCGAACGCTTGCGGCAAAGTGATTGGGTCACTCCCGGCAGCTGGTTGGTCGTGATCACCAACGTGTTGGCCCACGGCAAAGTGGTCGATTCGTTGCAATTGCGTCAAGTGGAAGCGACACCTCCGGCTGGCTCGACATAG